The following proteins come from a genomic window of Bactrocera dorsalis isolate Fly_Bdor chromosome 6, ASM2337382v1, whole genome shotgun sequence:
- the LOC105222318 gene encoding uncharacterized protein LOC105222318 yields the protein MFNVTSFVGADRKQRELKEAFLAEATAVKGFAARGFSFTFIPPRAQHFGGLWEAAVKSAKHHIVRVIGNALLTAEKLTTLLAEVKAILNSRPLVPLSQDPNDGEALRIRWCIC from the coding sequence ATGTTCAACGTAACCAgcttcgtcggcgccgatcgcaagcaGCGCGAGCTGAAAGAGGCGTTTCTGGCCGAGGCAACGGCAGTGAAAGGATTCGCCGCAAGGGGATtcagcttcacctttataccaccgaGGGCTcagcacttcggcggattatgggaagcagccgtgaagtccgccaaacaccaCATCGTTCGCGTAATCGGCAACGCGCTACTCACAGCAGAGAAGCTTACTACACTGTTGGCCGAAGTGAAGGCTATCCTCAACTCGCGCCCCTTAGTACCTCTGAGCCAagatcccaacgacggcgaggcgtTACGGATACGCTGGTGTATCTGTTAA